The Candidatus Manganitrophaceae bacterium genome has a segment encoding these proteins:
- a CDS encoding RidA family protein yields the protein MHAEEKLNSLGLILPPAPHPVATYVPAIRSGNLLFLSGMIPLVEGKLPFTGKIGKVLTLEQGEEAARIALLNALAVIRAECGSLNQVTQIVRLSAHVASAEGFTEQSIVANAASELLIEIFGSIGRHARLALGAANLPLDAPVELEMIVEVAR from the coding sequence AGAAGAAAAACTGAACTCTCTCGGCCTGATCCTTCCCCCGGCACCGCACCCGGTGGCCACTTATGTTCCGGCCATTCGAAGCGGGAATCTCCTCTTCTTGTCCGGGATGATTCCTCTGGTAGAGGGAAAGCTTCCTTTTACCGGAAAGATCGGGAAGGTTCTAACGCTGGAACAGGGTGAGGAAGCGGCCCGTATTGCTCTGCTCAACGCACTGGCCGTCATTCGGGCCGAATGCGGTTCTCTGAATCAGGTCACGCAAATCGTGCGGCTTTCCGCACATGTGGCCTCCGCCGAAGGCTTCACAGAACAATCTATTGTTGCAAATGCGGCTTCAGAACTGCTTATTGAGATCTTTGGCAGTATTGGCCGCCATGCCCGCCTGGCCCTCGGTGCTGCCAACCTCCCACTCGACGCCCCGGTTGAACTGGAAATGATTGTCGAGGTCGCCAGATAG